A section of the Parasteatoda tepidariorum isolate YZ-2023 chromosome 6, CAS_Ptep_4.0, whole genome shotgun sequence genome encodes:
- the LOC107440427 gene encoding NFU1 iron-sulfur cluster scaffold homolog, mitochondrial isoform X2, whose protein sequence is MPGIPVMESGTFDAPNSSVANKSPFARQLFQIEGVSSVFFGPDFITVSKADDDIEWKVLKPQIFATIMDFFATGLPVVTGEQEASDTAFDPDDDETVQMIKELLETRIRPVVQEDGGDIIYMGFEDGIVKLKMQGACTSCPSSVVTLKSGVENMLQFYIPEVKGVLQVTDEVDAIAEIEFKKLEEKLEKTDK, encoded by the exons ATGCCTGGAATTCCAGTGATGGAGTCTGGAACTTTTGATGCACCAAATTCATCTGTAGCCAACAAATCCCCATTTGCTCGTCAGTTGTTTCAGATTGAAGGAGTATCTTCAGTATTTTTTGGTCCAGATTTTATAACTGTGTCTAAA GCTGATGACGATATTGAATGGAAAGTATTGAAGCCTCAAATATTTGCTACCATAATGGACTTCTTTGCAACTGGTCTTCCTGTAGTTACTGGTGAACAAGAAGCTTCTGATACTG CTTTTGATCCAGATGATGATGAAACTGTGCAAATGATTAAAGAACTGTTAGAGACTCGAATACGTCCAGTAGTTCAAGAGGATGGGGGTGATATCATTTATATG GGTTTTGAAGATGGAATAGTCAAGTTGAAAATGCAAGGTGCCTGCACTAGTTGTCCAAGTTCTGTAGTTACTCTGAAAAGTGGAGTTGAAAACATGTTGCAGTTTTACATACCAGAGGTGAAAGGAGTTCTTCAA GTAACAGATGAAGTAGATGCAATAGCTGAAATAGAATTCAAAAAGTTAGaagaaaaactagaaaaaacagataaatag
- the LOC107440427 gene encoding NFU1 iron-sulfur cluster scaffold homolog, mitochondrial isoform X1, translating to MKKNVNKQKEILKVTKRIEIYSEILNISIARMFSIVKTHLQKNLYKTSNLWTLSKAEFQIKPLNQWTWRNYNIRKSLFIQTQDTPNPNSLKFMPGIPVMESGTFDAPNSSVANKSPFARQLFQIEGVSSVFFGPDFITVSKADDDIEWKVLKPQIFATIMDFFATGLPVVTGEQEASDTAFDPDDDETVQMIKELLETRIRPVVQEDGGDIIYMGFEDGIVKLKMQGACTSCPSSVVTLKSGVENMLQFYIPEVKGVLQVTDEVDAIAEIEFKKLEEKLEKTDK from the exons atgaaaaaaaatgtaaataaacaaaaggaaatCTTAAAAGTTACGAAacgaattgaaatttattctgaaatattaaacatttcaatagCAAGAATGTTTTCAATTGTGAAAACTCacttacaaaaaaa tttgtaTAAAACCAGTAATTTATGGACTTTAAGCAAAGCTGAATTCCAGATCAAACCTTTAAATCAATGGACCTGGAGAAATTACAATATAA GAAAATCCCTTTTTATACAAACACAAGATACACCAAACCCTAACAGTCTGAAATTTATGCCTGGAATTCCAGTGATGGAGTCTGGAACTTTTGATGCACCAAATTCATCTGTAGCCAACAAATCCCCATTTGCTCGTCAGTTGTTTCAGATTGAAGGAGTATCTTCAGTATTTTTTGGTCCAGATTTTATAACTGTGTCTAAA GCTGATGACGATATTGAATGGAAAGTATTGAAGCCTCAAATATTTGCTACCATAATGGACTTCTTTGCAACTGGTCTTCCTGTAGTTACTGGTGAACAAGAAGCTTCTGATACTG CTTTTGATCCAGATGATGATGAAACTGTGCAAATGATTAAAGAACTGTTAGAGACTCGAATACGTCCAGTAGTTCAAGAGGATGGGGGTGATATCATTTATATG GGTTTTGAAGATGGAATAGTCAAGTTGAAAATGCAAGGTGCCTGCACTAGTTGTCCAAGTTCTGTAGTTACTCTGAAAAGTGGAGTTGAAAACATGTTGCAGTTTTACATACCAGAGGTGAAAGGAGTTCTTCAA GTAACAGATGAAGTAGATGCAATAGCTGAAATAGAATTCAAAAAGTTAGaagaaaaactagaaaaaacagataaatag